One genomic region from Motacilla alba alba isolate MOTALB_02 chromosome 5, Motacilla_alba_V1.0_pri, whole genome shotgun sequence encodes:
- the LRP4 gene encoding low-density lipoprotein receptor-related protein 4 isoform X1: MRRRGGGCLLPAPPQLLLVLLGALLRSRGVTSSTECSCGRNHFTCAVSAFGECTCIPAQWQCDGDNDCGDHSDEDGCMLPTCSPLDFHCDNGKCIRRSWVCDGDNDCEDDSDEQDCPPRECEEDEFSCQNGYCIRSLWHCDGDNDCGDNSDEQCDMRKCSEKEFRCSDGSCIAEHWFCDGDTDCKDGSDEENCPSDVPAATCSLEEFQCAYGRCILDIYHCDGDDDCGDWSDESDCSSHQPCRSGEFMCNSGLCINAGWRCDGDFDCDDQSDERNCTTSMCTADQFRCKSGRCVRLSWRCDGEDDCSDNSDEENCENTGTPQCAPDQFLCGNGRCIGQRKLCNGANDCGDGSDESPHQNCRPRTGEENCNDNNGGCAQKCQMVRGMVQCTCHTGYRLLEDGRSCQDVNECAEEGYCSQGCTNSEGGFQCWCEQGYELRPDKRSCKALGPEPVLLFANRIDIRQVLPHRSEYTLLLNNLENAIALDFHHSKELVFWSDVTLDRIMRANLNGSNVEEVVSTGLESPGGLAIDWIHDKLYWTDSGTSRIEVANLDGTHRKVLLWQNLEKPRAIALHPMEGTIYWTDWGNTPRIEYSNMDGSNRRIIADTHLFWPNGLTIDYAGHRMYWVDAKHHVIERADLDGRNRKAVISQGLPHPFAITVFEDSLYWTDWHTKSINSANKFTGKNQEIIRNKLHFPMDIHTLHPQRQPAAGRNRCGDNNGGCTHLCLPSSKDYTCACPTGFRKTSSHACAQSLDKFLLFARRMDIRRISFDTDDLSDDVIPLADVRSAVALDWDSKDDYVYWTDVSTDSISRAKWDGSNQEVVVDTSLESPAGLAIDWVTNKLYWTDAGTDRIEVSNTDGTMRTVLIWENLDRPRDIVVDPVGGFMYWTDWGANPKIERAGMDASNRLVIISSNLTWPNGLAIDYESQCLYWADAGMKTIEYASLDGSHRKVLIGNNLPHPFGLTLYGERIYWTDWQAKSIQSADRRTGQSRETLQDNLENLMDIHVFHRHRPPVHTACKVNNGGCSHLCLLAPLPKGYSCTCPTGINLQSDGKTCSPGMTSFLIFARRTDIRMVSLDIPYFADVVVSVNVTMKNTIAIGVDPHEGKVYWSDSTLRKISRAALDGSQFEDIITTGLLTTDGLAVDAIGRKIYWTDTGTNRIEVGNLDGSMRKVLVWQNLDSPRAIALYHEMGYMYWTDWGENAKLERSGMDGSARVVLISNNLGWPNGLAVDKAGSQLLWADAHTERIEAADLNGANRRTLLSPVQHPYGLTLLDSYIYWTDWQTRSIHRADKDTGANVILVRANLPGLMDIQAVDRARPLGFNKCGVRNGGCSHLCLPHPTGFSCACPTGIQLKRDEQTCDSSPETYLLFSSRASIRRISLDTSDHTDVHIPVPELNNVISLDYDSVDGKIYYTDVFLDVIRRADLNGSNMETVIGQGLKTTDGLAVDWVARNLYWTDTGRNTIEVARLDGSSRKVLINNSLDEPRAIAVFPKKGYLFWTDWGHIAKIERANLDGSERKILINTDLGWPNGLTLDYDTRRIYWVDAHLDRIESCDLSGKLRQVLVSQVSHPFALTQQDRWIYWTDWQTKSIQRVDKYSGRNKETVLANVEGLMDIIVVSPQRQTGSNACGVNNGGCTHLCFARASDFVCACPDEPDGRPCSTIPGVVPPGPEPTTVSERSQTPPGRLGTSTTKPLTSLETVEGNCSDKDARQGLCTRANEAVLATMGEGLHVSYIIGGLLSILFILLLIAALIIYRHNKSKFTDPGLGNLTYSNPSYRTSTQEVKIESIPKPTMYNQLCYKKETGPDHSYTKEKIKIVEGICLLSSDDSEWDDLKQIRSSRGGILRDHVCMKTDTVSIQASSGSLDDTETEQLLQEEQSECSSVNTAAATPERRGSLPDTGWKHQRKPSTESEV; encoded by the exons TGCTGCCCACATGCTCCCCCTTGGACTTCCACTGTGACAATGGAAAATGTATCCGCCGGTCGTGGGTCTGCGATGGAGACAATGACTGTGAGGATGACTCTGATGAGCAGGACTGCC CTCCAAGGGAATGTGAGGAAGATGAGTTCTCATGTCAGAATGGATACTGCATTCGCAGCCTGTGGCACTGTGATGGTGACAATGACTGTGGGGACAACAGTGATGAGCAGTGTG ATATGAGAAAGTGCTCAGAGAAGGAGTTCCGTTGCAGTGACGGCAGCTGCATAGCTGAGCACTGGTTCTGTGATGGGGACACAGACTGCAAGGATGGCTCAGATGAAGAGAATTGCC CATCAGATGTTccagctgccacctgcagcTTGGAGGAGTTCCAGTGCGCATATGGACGCTGCATCTTGGACATCTACCACTGTGATGGTGATGATGACTGTGGGGACTGGTCTGATGAATCTGACTGCT CATCTCACCAGCCTTGTCGCTCTGGAGAGTTCATGTGCAACAGTGGCTTGTGCATTAATGCTGGCTGGAGGTGTGATGGCGACTTCGACTGTGATGACCAGTCAGATGAGAGGAACTGCA CTACGTCGATGTGCACAGCTGACCAGTTCCGCTGCAAGTCAGGACGCTGTGTCCGTCTGTCCTGGCGTTGTGATGGGGAAGATGACTGCTCTGACAACAGTGATGAGGAGAACTGTGAGAACACAG GCACCCCTCAGTGTGCTCCAGACCAGTTCCTTTGTGGGAATGGGCGCTGTATTGGCCAGAGGAAGCTGTGCAATGGAGCAAATGATTGTGGAGATGGCAGTGATGAGAGCCCACATCAAAACTGCC GTCCAAGAACAGGGGAGGAGAATTGCAATGACAACAATggtggctgtgctcagaaaTGCCAGATGGTACGAGGGATGGTGCAGTGCACTTGCCACACAGGTTACAGGCTCCTGGAAGATGGCCGATCATGCCAAG ATGTGAATGAATGTGCTGAGGAAGGCTACTGCAGCCAAGGCTGTACCAACAGTGAAGGAGGCTTCCAGTGCTGGTGTGAGCAAGGCTACGAGCTGCGACCTGACAAACGTAGCTGCAAAGCTCTAG GGCCAGAGCCTGTGCTCCTCTTTGCCAATCGAATTGATATCCGACAAGTGTTGCCTCATCGCTCTGAGTATACGCTGCTCCTGAACAACCTGGAAAATGCCATTGCCCTTGATTTCCACCACAGCAAGGAGCTGGTATTCTGGTCTGATGTCACGCTCGATCGCATCATGAGGGCCAATCTGAATGGTAGCAATGTGGAAGAGGTGGTTTCCACAGGGCTGGAGAGCCCAG GTGGACTTGCTATTGATTGGATCCATGATAAATTATACTGGACGGACTCTGGGACATCTCGAATTGAGGTAGCAAACTTGGATGGCACTCACAGGAAAGTGCTTTTGTGGCAGAACCTGGAGAAGCCCCGAGCAATTGCCCTACATCCTATGGAGGG TACTATCTACTGGACCGACTGGGGCAACACTCCCCGCATTGAGTATTCCAACATGGATGGCTCTAATCGGCGCATCATTGCGGATACACACCTCTTCTGGCCCAATGGACTGACCATTGACTATGCAGGACATCGAATGTACTGGGTGGATGCCAAACATCACGTCATTGAGAGGGCTGACCTTGATGGACGCAATAGGAAGGCTGTTATTAGCCAAG GGCTCCCACACCCATTTGCTATCACTGTGTTTGAGGACAGTCTGTACTGGACAGACTGGCACACCAAGAGCATCAACAGTGCCAACAAATTCACAGGCAAGAACCAGGAGATCATCCGCAACAAACTCCACTTCCCTATGGACATCCACACGCTGCATCCTCAGCGTCAGCCAGCAG CAGGGAGAAACCGTTGTGGGGACAACAACGGAGGCTGCACTCACCTCTGCCTGCCGAGCAGCAAGGACTACACCTGCGCCTGCCCCACGGGCTTCCGCAAGACCAGCAGCCATGCCTGTGCCCAGA GTCTTGACAAGTTCCTGCTTTTTGCCCGAAGGATGGACATCCGTCGGATCAGCTTTGACACAGATGACCTGTCAGATGATGTCATCCCCCTTGCTGATGTTCGCAGTGCTGTGGCTCTAGACTGGGACTCAAAGGATGACTATGTCTACTGGACAGACGTTAGCACTGACTCAATCAGCCGAGCAAAATGGGATGGATCAAACCAGGAG gTTGTGGTGGACACCAGCCTGGAAAGTCCAGCTGGACTTGCAATTGACTGGGTCACCAACAAACTATACTGGACTGATGCAG GAACAGATCGGATAGAGGTGTCCAATACAGATGGGACCATGAGAACTGTTCTAATATGGGAGAACCTAGACAGGCCTAGAGATATTGTGGTGGACCCTGTTGGAGG GTTCATGTACTGGACTGACTGGGGAGCTAACCCAAAAATTGAACGTGCTGGGATGGATGCCTCAAACCGCTTGGTGATCATTTCCTCCAACCTGACATGGCCCAATGGCTTGGCCATTGACTACGAGTCACAGTGCTTGTACTGGGCAGACGCAGGCATGAAGACCATCGAGTATGCCAGTCTGGATGGAAGCCACAGGAAG GTGCTGATTGGGAACAATCTGCCTCACCCCTTTGGACTTACGCTTTATGGTGAGAGAATCTACTGGACAGACTGGCAGGCCAAAAGCATCCAGAGCGCAGATAGGAGAACTGGCCAGTCTCGGGAAACACTGCAGGACAATCTGGAGAATCTTATGGATATTCATGTTTTCCACCGGCACAGGCCACCAG TTCATACAGCATGCAAAGTTAACAATGGAGGCTGCAGTCACCTGTGCCTTTTGGCACCTCTTCCAAAAGGCTACAGCTGTACTTGCCCTACAGGGATCAATCTGCAATCTGATGGCAAGACTTGCTCCCCTG GAATGACCAGCTTTCTGATCTTTGCCAGAAGGACTGACATCCGGATGGTCTCTCTGGATATCCCTTACTTTGCAGATGTTGTTGTCTCTGTCAATGTCACCATGAAGAACACCATTGCAATTGGAGTGGATCCTCATGAAG GAAAGGTTTACTGGTCAGACAGCACATTGCGGAAAATCAGTCGCGCTGCCCTTGATGGCTCACAATTTGAGGACATCATCACTACAG gtCTGTTGACTACAGATGGGCTGGCTGTGGATGCTATTGGCAGGAAGATATATTGGACAGATACAGGAACAAACCGGATTGAAGTGGGCAACCTCGATGGCTCCATGAGGAAAGTCTTGGTCTGGCAGAACCTGGACAGCCCTCGGGCAATAGCTTTATACCATGAAATGGG GTATATGTACTGGACAGACTGGGGTGAGAATGCCAAGCTGGAACGCTCTGGGATGGATGGCTCTGCACGTGTGGTGCTGATCAGCAACAACTTGGGCTGGCCTAATGGACTGGCAGTGGATAAGGCTGggtcccagctgctctgggctgatgCACACACAGAG CGGATCGAGGCTGCAGATCTTAATGGTGCAAACCGCCGCACCCTGCTGTCTCCAGTGCAACATCCCTATGGCCTCACCTTGCTGGACTCTTACATCTACTGGACCGACTGGCAAACTCGCAGCATTCACAGGGCTGACAAGGACACTGGTGCTAATGTCATCTTGGTGAGGGCAAACCTGCCTGGCCTCATGGATATTCAAGCTGTTGACAGGGCACGGCCCCTGG GCTTCAATAAATGTGGAGTTCGTAATGGTGGCTGCTCCCACCTTTGCTTACCTCACCCCACTGGTTTCTCCTGTGCCTGCCCCACTGGCATCCAGCTGAAGAGAGATGAGCAGACATGTGACTCTTCTCCAGAGACCTACCTACTTTTCTCTAGCCGTGCTTCCATCCGTCGAATCTCACTGGACACCAGTGACCACACAGATGTGCACATACCTGTCCCTGAGCTGAACAATGTCATTTCTCTGGACTATGATAGTGTGGATGGCAAGATTTACTACACAGATGTATTTCTTGATGTTATCAG GCGGGCTGATCTGAATGGCAGCAACATGGAAACTGTTATTGGTCAGGGTTTGAAGACTACGGATGGCCTGGCAGTGGACTGGGTTGCCAGGAACCTCTACTGGACAGACACAGGACGCAATACCATCGAAGTGGCTAGACTGGATGGAAGCTCCAGGAAAGTGCTGATCAATAACAGCCTGGATGAACCTCGAGCCATTGCTGTCTTTCCCAAGAAGGG GTATCTCTTCTGGACAGATTGGGGTCACATTGCTAAAATTGAACGGGCAAATTTGGATGGCTCTGAACGTAAAATCCTGATTAACACTGACCTAGGATGGCCCAATGGATTGACTTTGGATTATGACACCCGGAG GATATACTGGGTGGATGCTCACCTTGATCGCATAGAGAGTTGTGACCTCAGTGGGAAGCTACGACAAGTGTTGGTCAGCCAGGTGTCACATCCCTTTGCTCTGACACAG caggacaggtgGATATACTGGACTGACTGGCAAACGAAATCTATCCAGAGAGTGGACAAATACTCTGGGCGGAACAAAGAGACAGTCCTAGCCAACGTTGAGGGATTGATGGATATCATTGTGGTTTCTCCTCAGAGACAGACAG GTAGTAATGCTTGTGGAGTGAACAATGGAGGCTGCACTCACCTCTGCTTTGCCAGGGCTTCTGACTTCGTCTGTGCATGTCCGGATGAGCCAGATGGGCGGCCCTGTTCTACGA TTCCTGGTGTGGTGCCCCCTGGTCCAGAACCAACCACTGTAAGTGAGAGAAGTCAAACACCACCTGGCAGACTAGGTACTTCAACAACCAAACCTCTCACATCTTTGGAAACAGTGGAAGGAAA CTGCTCTGACAAAGATGCTCGGCAAGGCTTGTGTACTCGTGCCAACGAGGCTGTGTTGGCCACCATGG GAGAAGGACTGCACGTCAGCTACATTATTGGAGGTCTTCTAAGCatcttgtttattttgttgcttATTGCTGCTTTAATTATATATAG GCATAATAAGTCCAAGTTTACGGACCCTGGCTTGGGGAACCTAACCTACAGTAATCCTTCATATCGGACATCTACCCAGGAGGTGAAGATTGAATCGATTCCCAAGCCAACCATGTACAACCAGCTGTGCTACAAGAAAGAG ACTGGTCCTGACCACAGCTACACTAAGGAGAAGATCAAGATTGTGGAGGGAATATGCCTTTTATCCAGTGATGATTCTGAATGGGATGACCTTAAGCAGATTCGGAGCTCCCGCGGAGGGATCCTCCGGGACCACGTCTGCATGAAGACGGATACGGTCTCTATCCAGGCTAGTTCTGGGTCACTGGATGACACCGAAACTGAGCAGCTGCTACAGGAAGAACAGTCTGAATGCAGCAGTGTTAACACAGCAGCCGCCACTCCTGAGCGGCGGGGCTCACTCCCAGACACAGGCTGGAAACACCAACGCAAGCCCTCCACAGAAAGCGAGGTCTAA
- the LRP4 gene encoding low-density lipoprotein receptor-related protein 4 isoform X2 — protein sequence MRRRGGGCLLPAPPQLLLVLLGALLRSRGVTSSTECSCGRNHFTCAVSAFGECTCIPAQWQCDGDNDCGDHSDEDGCMLPTCSPLDFHCDNGKCIRRSWVCDGDNDCEDDSDEQDCPPRECEEDEFSCQNGYCIRSLWHCDGDNDCGDNSDEQCDMRKCSEKEFRCSDGSCIAEHWFCDGDTDCKDGSDEENCPSDVPAATCSLEEFQCAYGRCILDIYHCDGDDDCGDWSDESDCSSHQPCRSGEFMCNSGLCINAGWRCDGDFDCDDQSDERNCTTSMCTADQFRCKSGRCVRLSWRCDGEDDCSDNSDEENCENTGTPQCAPDQFLCGNGRCIGQRKLCNGANDCGDGSDESPHQNCRPRTGEENCNDNNGGCAQKCQMVRGMVQCTCHTGYRLLEDGRSCQDVNECAEEGYCSQGCTNSEGGFQCWCEQGYELRPDKRSCKALGPEPVLLFANRIDIRQVLPHRSEYTLLLNNLENAIALDFHHSKELVFWSDVTLDRIMRANLNGSNVEEVVSTGLESPGGLAIDWIHDKLYWTDSGTSRIEVANLDGTHRKVLLWQNLEKPRAIALHPMEGTIYWTDWGNTPRIEYSNMDGSNRRIIADTHLFWPNGLTIDYAGHRMYWVDAKHHVIERADLDGRNRKAVISQGLPHPFAITVFEDSLYWTDWHTKSINSANKFTGKNQEIIRNKLHFPMDIHTLHPQRQPAGRNRCGDNNGGCTHLCLPSSKDYTCACPTGFRKTSSHACAQSLDKFLLFARRMDIRRISFDTDDLSDDVIPLADVRSAVALDWDSKDDYVYWTDVSTDSISRAKWDGSNQEVVVDTSLESPAGLAIDWVTNKLYWTDAGTDRIEVSNTDGTMRTVLIWENLDRPRDIVVDPVGGFMYWTDWGANPKIERAGMDASNRLVIISSNLTWPNGLAIDYESQCLYWADAGMKTIEYASLDGSHRKVLIGNNLPHPFGLTLYGERIYWTDWQAKSIQSADRRTGQSRETLQDNLENLMDIHVFHRHRPPVHTACKVNNGGCSHLCLLAPLPKGYSCTCPTGINLQSDGKTCSPGMTSFLIFARRTDIRMVSLDIPYFADVVVSVNVTMKNTIAIGVDPHEGKVYWSDSTLRKISRAALDGSQFEDIITTGLLTTDGLAVDAIGRKIYWTDTGTNRIEVGNLDGSMRKVLVWQNLDSPRAIALYHEMGYMYWTDWGENAKLERSGMDGSARVVLISNNLGWPNGLAVDKAGSQLLWADAHTERIEAADLNGANRRTLLSPVQHPYGLTLLDSYIYWTDWQTRSIHRADKDTGANVILVRANLPGLMDIQAVDRARPLGFNKCGVRNGGCSHLCLPHPTGFSCACPTGIQLKRDEQTCDSSPETYLLFSSRASIRRISLDTSDHTDVHIPVPELNNVISLDYDSVDGKIYYTDVFLDVIRRADLNGSNMETVIGQGLKTTDGLAVDWVARNLYWTDTGRNTIEVARLDGSSRKVLINNSLDEPRAIAVFPKKGYLFWTDWGHIAKIERANLDGSERKILINTDLGWPNGLTLDYDTRRIYWVDAHLDRIESCDLSGKLRQVLVSQVSHPFALTQQDRWIYWTDWQTKSIQRVDKYSGRNKETVLANVEGLMDIIVVSPQRQTGSNACGVNNGGCTHLCFARASDFVCACPDEPDGRPCSTIPGVVPPGPEPTTVSERSQTPPGRLGTSTTKPLTSLETVEGNCSDKDARQGLCTRANEAVLATMGEGLHVSYIIGGLLSILFILLLIAALIIYRHNKSKFTDPGLGNLTYSNPSYRTSTQEVKIESIPKPTMYNQLCYKKETGPDHSYTKEKIKIVEGICLLSSDDSEWDDLKQIRSSRGGILRDHVCMKTDTVSIQASSGSLDDTETEQLLQEEQSECSSVNTAAATPERRGSLPDTGWKHQRKPSTESEV from the exons TGCTGCCCACATGCTCCCCCTTGGACTTCCACTGTGACAATGGAAAATGTATCCGCCGGTCGTGGGTCTGCGATGGAGACAATGACTGTGAGGATGACTCTGATGAGCAGGACTGCC CTCCAAGGGAATGTGAGGAAGATGAGTTCTCATGTCAGAATGGATACTGCATTCGCAGCCTGTGGCACTGTGATGGTGACAATGACTGTGGGGACAACAGTGATGAGCAGTGTG ATATGAGAAAGTGCTCAGAGAAGGAGTTCCGTTGCAGTGACGGCAGCTGCATAGCTGAGCACTGGTTCTGTGATGGGGACACAGACTGCAAGGATGGCTCAGATGAAGAGAATTGCC CATCAGATGTTccagctgccacctgcagcTTGGAGGAGTTCCAGTGCGCATATGGACGCTGCATCTTGGACATCTACCACTGTGATGGTGATGATGACTGTGGGGACTGGTCTGATGAATCTGACTGCT CATCTCACCAGCCTTGTCGCTCTGGAGAGTTCATGTGCAACAGTGGCTTGTGCATTAATGCTGGCTGGAGGTGTGATGGCGACTTCGACTGTGATGACCAGTCAGATGAGAGGAACTGCA CTACGTCGATGTGCACAGCTGACCAGTTCCGCTGCAAGTCAGGACGCTGTGTCCGTCTGTCCTGGCGTTGTGATGGGGAAGATGACTGCTCTGACAACAGTGATGAGGAGAACTGTGAGAACACAG GCACCCCTCAGTGTGCTCCAGACCAGTTCCTTTGTGGGAATGGGCGCTGTATTGGCCAGAGGAAGCTGTGCAATGGAGCAAATGATTGTGGAGATGGCAGTGATGAGAGCCCACATCAAAACTGCC GTCCAAGAACAGGGGAGGAGAATTGCAATGACAACAATggtggctgtgctcagaaaTGCCAGATGGTACGAGGGATGGTGCAGTGCACTTGCCACACAGGTTACAGGCTCCTGGAAGATGGCCGATCATGCCAAG ATGTGAATGAATGTGCTGAGGAAGGCTACTGCAGCCAAGGCTGTACCAACAGTGAAGGAGGCTTCCAGTGCTGGTGTGAGCAAGGCTACGAGCTGCGACCTGACAAACGTAGCTGCAAAGCTCTAG GGCCAGAGCCTGTGCTCCTCTTTGCCAATCGAATTGATATCCGACAAGTGTTGCCTCATCGCTCTGAGTATACGCTGCTCCTGAACAACCTGGAAAATGCCATTGCCCTTGATTTCCACCACAGCAAGGAGCTGGTATTCTGGTCTGATGTCACGCTCGATCGCATCATGAGGGCCAATCTGAATGGTAGCAATGTGGAAGAGGTGGTTTCCACAGGGCTGGAGAGCCCAG GTGGACTTGCTATTGATTGGATCCATGATAAATTATACTGGACGGACTCTGGGACATCTCGAATTGAGGTAGCAAACTTGGATGGCACTCACAGGAAAGTGCTTTTGTGGCAGAACCTGGAGAAGCCCCGAGCAATTGCCCTACATCCTATGGAGGG TACTATCTACTGGACCGACTGGGGCAACACTCCCCGCATTGAGTATTCCAACATGGATGGCTCTAATCGGCGCATCATTGCGGATACACACCTCTTCTGGCCCAATGGACTGACCATTGACTATGCAGGACATCGAATGTACTGGGTGGATGCCAAACATCACGTCATTGAGAGGGCTGACCTTGATGGACGCAATAGGAAGGCTGTTATTAGCCAAG GGCTCCCACACCCATTTGCTATCACTGTGTTTGAGGACAGTCTGTACTGGACAGACTGGCACACCAAGAGCATCAACAGTGCCAACAAATTCACAGGCAAGAACCAGGAGATCATCCGCAACAAACTCCACTTCCCTATGGACATCCACACGCTGCATCCTCAGCGTCAGCCAGCAG GGAGAAACCGTTGTGGGGACAACAACGGAGGCTGCACTCACCTCTGCCTGCCGAGCAGCAAGGACTACACCTGCGCCTGCCCCACGGGCTTCCGCAAGACCAGCAGCCATGCCTGTGCCCAGA GTCTTGACAAGTTCCTGCTTTTTGCCCGAAGGATGGACATCCGTCGGATCAGCTTTGACACAGATGACCTGTCAGATGATGTCATCCCCCTTGCTGATGTTCGCAGTGCTGTGGCTCTAGACTGGGACTCAAAGGATGACTATGTCTACTGGACAGACGTTAGCACTGACTCAATCAGCCGAGCAAAATGGGATGGATCAAACCAGGAG gTTGTGGTGGACACCAGCCTGGAAAGTCCAGCTGGACTTGCAATTGACTGGGTCACCAACAAACTATACTGGACTGATGCAG GAACAGATCGGATAGAGGTGTCCAATACAGATGGGACCATGAGAACTGTTCTAATATGGGAGAACCTAGACAGGCCTAGAGATATTGTGGTGGACCCTGTTGGAGG GTTCATGTACTGGACTGACTGGGGAGCTAACCCAAAAATTGAACGTGCTGGGATGGATGCCTCAAACCGCTTGGTGATCATTTCCTCCAACCTGACATGGCCCAATGGCTTGGCCATTGACTACGAGTCACAGTGCTTGTACTGGGCAGACGCAGGCATGAAGACCATCGAGTATGCCAGTCTGGATGGAAGCCACAGGAAG GTGCTGATTGGGAACAATCTGCCTCACCCCTTTGGACTTACGCTTTATGGTGAGAGAATCTACTGGACAGACTGGCAGGCCAAAAGCATCCAGAGCGCAGATAGGAGAACTGGCCAGTCTCGGGAAACACTGCAGGACAATCTGGAGAATCTTATGGATATTCATGTTTTCCACCGGCACAGGCCACCAG TTCATACAGCATGCAAAGTTAACAATGGAGGCTGCAGTCACCTGTGCCTTTTGGCACCTCTTCCAAAAGGCTACAGCTGTACTTGCCCTACAGGGATCAATCTGCAATCTGATGGCAAGACTTGCTCCCCTG GAATGACCAGCTTTCTGATCTTTGCCAGAAGGACTGACATCCGGATGGTCTCTCTGGATATCCCTTACTTTGCAGATGTTGTTGTCTCTGTCAATGTCACCATGAAGAACACCATTGCAATTGGAGTGGATCCTCATGAAG GAAAGGTTTACTGGTCAGACAGCACATTGCGGAAAATCAGTCGCGCTGCCCTTGATGGCTCACAATTTGAGGACATCATCACTACAG gtCTGTTGACTACAGATGGGCTGGCTGTGGATGCTATTGGCAGGAAGATATATTGGACAGATACAGGAACAAACCGGATTGAAGTGGGCAACCTCGATGGCTCCATGAGGAAAGTCTTGGTCTGGCAGAACCTGGACAGCCCTCGGGCAATAGCTTTATACCATGAAATGGG GTATATGTACTGGACAGACTGGGGTGAGAATGCCAAGCTGGAACGCTCTGGGATGGATGGCTCTGCACGTGTGGTGCTGATCAGCAACAACTTGGGCTGGCCTAATGGACTGGCAGTGGATAAGGCTGggtcccagctgctctgggctgatgCACACACAGAG CGGATCGAGGCTGCAGATCTTAATGGTGCAAACCGCCGCACCCTGCTGTCTCCAGTGCAACATCCCTATGGCCTCACCTTGCTGGACTCTTACATCTACTGGACCGACTGGCAAACTCGCAGCATTCACAGGGCTGACAAGGACACTGGTGCTAATGTCATCTTGGTGAGGGCAAACCTGCCTGGCCTCATGGATATTCAAGCTGTTGACAGGGCACGGCCCCTGG GCTTCAATAAATGTGGAGTTCGTAATGGTGGCTGCTCCCACCTTTGCTTACCTCACCCCACTGGTTTCTCCTGTGCCTGCCCCACTGGCATCCAGCTGAAGAGAGATGAGCAGACATGTGACTCTTCTCCAGAGACCTACCTACTTTTCTCTAGCCGTGCTTCCATCCGTCGAATCTCACTGGACACCAGTGACCACACAGATGTGCACATACCTGTCCCTGAGCTGAACAATGTCATTTCTCTGGACTATGATAGTGTGGATGGCAAGATTTACTACACAGATGTATTTCTTGATGTTATCAG GCGGGCTGATCTGAATGGCAGCAACATGGAAACTGTTATTGGTCAGGGTTTGAAGACTACGGATGGCCTGGCAGTGGACTGGGTTGCCAGGAACCTCTACTGGACAGACACAGGACGCAATACCATCGAAGTGGCTAGACTGGATGGAAGCTCCAGGAAAGTGCTGATCAATAACAGCCTGGATGAACCTCGAGCCATTGCTGTCTTTCCCAAGAAGGG GTATCTCTTCTGGACAGATTGGGGTCACATTGCTAAAATTGAACGGGCAAATTTGGATGGCTCTGAACGTAAAATCCTGATTAACACTGACCTAGGATGGCCCAATGGATTGACTTTGGATTATGACACCCGGAG GATATACTGGGTGGATGCTCACCTTGATCGCATAGAGAGTTGTGACCTCAGTGGGAAGCTACGACAAGTGTTGGTCAGCCAGGTGTCACATCCCTTTGCTCTGACACAG caggacaggtgGATATACTGGACTGACTGGCAAACGAAATCTATCCAGAGAGTGGACAAATACTCTGGGCGGAACAAAGAGACAGTCCTAGCCAACGTTGAGGGATTGATGGATATCATTGTGGTTTCTCCTCAGAGACAGACAG GTAGTAATGCTTGTGGAGTGAACAATGGAGGCTGCACTCACCTCTGCTTTGCCAGGGCTTCTGACTTCGTCTGTGCATGTCCGGATGAGCCAGATGGGCGGCCCTGTTCTACGA TTCCTGGTGTGGTGCCCCCTGGTCCAGAACCAACCACTGTAAGTGAGAGAAGTCAAACACCACCTGGCAGACTAGGTACTTCAACAACCAAACCTCTCACATCTTTGGAAACAGTGGAAGGAAA CTGCTCTGACAAAGATGCTCGGCAAGGCTTGTGTACTCGTGCCAACGAGGCTGTGTTGGCCACCATGG GAGAAGGACTGCACGTCAGCTACATTATTGGAGGTCTTCTAAGCatcttgtttattttgttgcttATTGCTGCTTTAATTATATATAG GCATAATAAGTCCAAGTTTACGGACCCTGGCTTGGGGAACCTAACCTACAGTAATCCTTCATATCGGACATCTACCCAGGAGGTGAAGATTGAATCGATTCCCAAGCCAACCATGTACAACCAGCTGTGCTACAAGAAAGAG ACTGGTCCTGACCACAGCTACACTAAGGAGAAGATCAAGATTGTGGAGGGAATATGCCTTTTATCCAGTGATGATTCTGAATGGGATGACCTTAAGCAGATTCGGAGCTCCCGCGGAGGGATCCTCCGGGACCACGTCTGCATGAAGACGGATACGGTCTCTATCCAGGCTAGTTCTGGGTCACTGGATGACACCGAAACTGAGCAGCTGCTACAGGAAGAACAGTCTGAATGCAGCAGTGTTAACACAGCAGCCGCCACTCCTGAGCGGCGGGGCTCACTCCCAGACACAGGCTGGAAACACCAACGCAAGCCCTCCACAGAAAGCGAGGTCTAA